In Actinomycetota bacterium, a single window of DNA contains:
- the argF gene encoding ornithine carbamoyltransferase: protein MGAFLRGRDLLTIADLGAEDIWAVLDLAKELKNGREPGMDARRHESKAVALILEKPSLRTRVSFEVACHRLGMHPVILGGSDNVFSRGESVHDSIKTLERYVDAICVRTFEQSKVEEIANLAEVPVVNMLTDEHHPCQGLADLMTIVENFGRLSGLRFAYVGDGNNMANTYLLAGATTGMEVAISCPHGYRPHEAILARAQELALENGGRIELAADPGAAVRDAQVVVTDTWTSMGQEDEHQRRLEAFEGYIVDPELMGLAATDAIFLHCLPAHRGEEVADEVIDAPYSKVFDEAENRLHAQQALLALLLG from the coding sequence ATGGGAGCCTTCTTGAGGGGTCGGGATCTGCTTACCATTGCCGACCTGGGAGCTGAAGATATCTGGGCAGTTCTTGACCTGGCTAAAGAGCTGAAGAACGGGCGGGAGCCGGGCATGGACGCCCGAAGACATGAGAGCAAGGCAGTGGCTCTGATTCTTGAGAAGCCCTCTTTGCGCACTCGGGTGTCGTTCGAGGTTGCTTGTCATCGCTTGGGTATGCACCCTGTGATCCTCGGAGGGAGCGATAACGTTTTCTCTCGCGGAGAGAGCGTGCATGATTCGATCAAGACGCTTGAGCGCTACGTCGACGCGATATGCGTAAGGACATTCGAGCAATCTAAAGTCGAGGAGATCGCGAATCTGGCCGAAGTGCCGGTCGTCAATATGCTTACGGACGAGCATCATCCTTGTCAGGGGCTGGCGGATCTCATGACGATCGTCGAGAACTTCGGTAGGCTGAGCGGGCTCCGATTTGCATATGTGGGGGATGGGAACAACATGGCGAACACATACCTCTTGGCAGGTGCGACCACAGGCATGGAGGTCGCCATATCATGCCCCCATGGCTATCGGCCCCATGAGGCGATCCTCGCCAGGGCCCAAGAGCTCGCCCTGGAAAACGGGGGGCGGATTGAGCTAGCCGCCGATCCGGGAGCAGCCGTCAGAGACGCCCAGGTCGTTGTGACTGATACCTGGACTTCAATGGGCCAGGAGGACGAGCACCAAAGGCGACTCGAAGCATTCGAAGGCTATATCGTAGATCCCGAACTCATGGGCCTTGCTGCGACAGATGCGATCTTCCTGCACTGTCTGCCAGCGCATAGGGGAGAAGAAGTGGCAGATGAAGTGATCGATGCGCCCTATTCCAAGGTTTTTGACGAGGCAGAGAATCGATTGCATGCGCAGCAGGCTTTGCTCGCGCTGCTGTTAGGGTGA
- a CDS encoding aspartate aminotransferase family protein, whose protein sequence is MGLELERLAALDVASHMNTYSRKPVLFVSGQGMRLLDDDGREYLDFMSGIGTVNLGHSHPAVVQAVREQVGKLTHITNLFHVEHRAELAAQIVDLFGGDARVFFGNSGAEAVEGAVKLARKWASIHRGPHSRNIVAAHRSFHGRTLASLAATGQPAKQEIFTPVSPGFRHVELNDVVALEDALDDSVCAVLLEPVQGEGGVFPCTQEYLRAVREMCDARGILLMFDEVQCGIYRTGPVFAHQTSGVRPDIMTLAKALGNGLPIGAVVANTSVADAFVPGDHGSTFGGGPVICAAARANLDALSEERAGARAISSGEHLVAGLERLMLETSSIAEVRGAGLMVAFDLIEPSAVQLVDQALADGFVLNSTSANTVRLLPPLCCTTVEIDQLLEYLRPAITEGKR, encoded by the coding sequence ATGGGATTAGAATTGGAGCGCCTGGCAGCGCTGGATGTGGCCAGCCACATGAATACATATAGCCGCAAGCCGGTACTCTTCGTGTCCGGCCAAGGGATGCGACTTCTCGACGACGATGGCCGCGAGTATCTCGACTTCATGAGCGGGATTGGTACCGTGAACCTTGGACACTCGCACCCTGCGGTCGTGCAGGCCGTACGGGAGCAGGTCGGAAAACTCACTCATATCACCAATCTGTTCCACGTTGAGCATCGCGCTGAGCTAGCGGCGCAGATTGTCGATCTCTTTGGTGGGGACGCCCGTGTTTTCTTCGGCAATTCCGGGGCTGAAGCGGTTGAGGGTGCAGTCAAGCTGGCCAGGAAGTGGGCCTCTATCCACAGAGGGCCTCACTCCAGGAATATCGTTGCAGCGCATCGGTCGTTTCACGGCCGCACTCTAGCCTCGCTAGCCGCCACGGGACAGCCTGCTAAGCAGGAGATATTCACTCCAGTCTCGCCGGGGTTTCGACACGTCGAGCTCAACGATGTCGTCGCCCTCGAGGACGCACTGGATGACTCGGTATGTGCGGTGTTGCTCGAGCCGGTCCAAGGTGAAGGCGGCGTATTCCCATGCACTCAAGAGTACCTACGCGCAGTCCGAGAGATGTGCGATGCTCGTGGCATCCTGCTCATGTTCGACGAGGTCCAGTGTGGGATATATCGGACGGGTCCGGTCTTCGCTCACCAGACTTCCGGCGTTCGCCCCGACATAATGACGCTAGCGAAAGCGCTCGGAAACGGACTCCCCATAGGAGCTGTGGTGGCCAACACTTCGGTTGCGGATGCGTTCGTCCCCGGAGACCACGGGTCGACCTTCGGCGGAGGCCCAGTGATCTGTGCCGCAGCGCGAGCCAATCTCGATGCCCTCAGTGAAGAGCGGGCGGGCGCGAGGGCGATCTCCTCGGGCGAGCATCTGGTTGCCGGTCTGGAGCGCCTGATGCTCGAAACGAGTAGCATCGCAGAAGTGAGGGGAGCGGGCCTTATGGTCGCGTTCGACTTGATTGAGCCAAGTGCAGTTCAGCTTGTGGATCAAGCACTCGCCGATGGATTCGTGCTCAACAGTACCTCGGCGAACACGGTCAGGCTTTTGCCCCCATTATGTTGTACTACAGTCGAGATCGATCAGTTGCTCGAGTATCTGCGACCAGCAATCACAGAAGGGAAGAGATGA
- the argB gene encoding acetylglutamate kinase, protein MSDIHLKASTLTEALPWIKRTWGRTIVIKYGGSAMTDPELRAHVASDIVLMKLVGINPVIVHGGGPEISSFMDRLDMPVEFSDGLRVTSDEAMEIVKMVLVGKVNKELVSAINTHGNLAVGISGDDANLIRAKQLSPHLGRVGEVTSIDTTVVMKLIDDGFIPVIATVAVAEDGGSYNVNADAVAGRLAADLSADKVIFLTDVDGLYADPSDKTSLIRKLSLEPAEEIVEGGSLKGGMVPKVSACVKAVRGGVKRAHILNGTVPHALLLEVYTEEGVGTMITPAEEPWLAEEVM, encoded by the coding sequence ATGTCTGACATCCATTTGAAGGCCAGCACTTTGACCGAGGCCCTACCGTGGATCAAGCGGACCTGGGGGCGTACGATTGTCATCAAATACGGCGGTTCGGCAATGACGGACCCAGAGCTTCGCGCACACGTTGCAAGCGACATCGTGCTCATGAAGCTTGTCGGAATCAATCCGGTTATCGTACATGGCGGAGGGCCGGAGATCAGCTCATTCATGGACCGCCTGGACATGCCGGTCGAATTCAGCGATGGACTCCGAGTGACTTCGGATGAAGCGATGGAGATCGTCAAGATGGTTCTAGTCGGCAAGGTAAACAAAGAACTCGTCTCGGCGATCAATACACACGGCAACCTTGCAGTCGGCATATCCGGCGACGATGCGAATCTGATTCGAGCCAAGCAGCTCTCGCCTCATCTCGGCCGGGTCGGCGAGGTAACGAGCATCGACACCACGGTTGTCATGAAATTGATCGATGACGGCTTCATACCGGTTATTGCCACGGTCGCAGTCGCTGAAGATGGGGGTTCGTACAACGTCAATGCCGATGCCGTAGCGGGTCGTCTTGCAGCTGATCTGAGCGCAGACAAAGTCATATTCCTCACAGATGTCGATGGGTTGTATGCGGATCCCTCGGACAAGACTTCGCTAATCAGGAAGCTATCATTGGAGCCAGCCGAGGAAATCGTCGAAGGAGGCTCGCTGAAAGGCGGAATGGTCCCCAAGGTCTCGGCGTGCGTCAAGGCGGTTCGCGGCGGGGTCAAACGCGCACACATACTCAACGGGACAGTGCCTCATGCCCTGCTACTTGAGGTCTACACGGAAGAGGGTGTCGGCACCATGATCACTCCCGCCGAGGAACCCTGGTTGGCCGAAGAGGTGATGTGA
- the argJ gene encoding bifunctional glutamate N-acetyltransferase/amino-acid acetyltransferase ArgJ, producing MKYTVEHIEGGILAATGFSATGVSAGVKKSGKKDIAIIDAGTPVPAAAVFTRNSMAAAPIEVSRANIESGRIRAAVVNSGNANACTGARGLADARKMVEVTAHALGCSPADVIIASTGVIGVPLPMQVIVDGIKAAVNALPSGCARSAAEAIMTTDTTHKEAAVYVECDGMTFRVGGMAKGSGMIMPNMATMLGFITTDAPLDPDACRAALVSASAETFNRITVDGETSTNDMVLLMASGAGCADVITTQHPVYPAVVDAITQVCRTLAHMIVKDGEGATRFVSVTARGASSLPDADAIARSIANSPLFKTAIFGGDANWGRVAMAVGNSSALIDPNKLEIVFAGITTCREGQAVPFDEAEAAQALAQPEIEVLVDLHLGDCEATVWTCDLSYEYVRINGEYRS from the coding sequence GTGAAATACACTGTCGAGCATATTGAAGGCGGAATACTAGCGGCTACTGGCTTCTCGGCGACGGGCGTGAGCGCCGGCGTGAAGAAGAGCGGCAAGAAGGACATCGCCATCATTGATGCTGGAACCCCTGTTCCTGCAGCAGCAGTGTTCACCAGGAACTCAATGGCTGCTGCCCCGATCGAGGTTTCGCGAGCCAACATTGAATCAGGAAGAATTCGTGCTGCTGTCGTCAATTCTGGGAATGCCAACGCCTGTACGGGTGCGCGCGGGCTCGCTGATGCTCGCAAGATGGTAGAGGTTACCGCCCATGCTCTTGGCTGCTCTCCTGCGGATGTCATCATTGCCTCCACGGGGGTAATCGGAGTCCCGCTTCCCATGCAGGTCATTGTTGACGGCATAAAGGCGGCCGTCAATGCATTGCCGAGTGGATGTGCGCGCAGTGCAGCTGAGGCGATCATGACCACCGACACGACCCACAAGGAAGCCGCTGTATACGTCGAATGCGACGGAATGACCTTCAGGGTCGGAGGGATGGCTAAGGGCAGCGGGATGATAATGCCCAATATGGCAACCATGCTTGGATTCATAACCACGGATGCTCCGCTGGATCCGGATGCCTGCCGAGCAGCGCTGGTCTCCGCTAGCGCAGAGACCTTCAATCGCATCACCGTGGACGGCGAGACATCCACCAACGACATGGTGCTGTTGATGGCCTCAGGTGCTGGGTGCGCTGATGTCATCACGACGCAACATCCCGTCTACCCAGCCGTCGTCGACGCGATCACACAAGTATGTCGGACTCTCGCACACATGATAGTCAAGGACGGTGAGGGCGCAACCAGATTCGTCAGCGTCACAGCCCGAGGTGCTTCATCGTTGCCAGACGCTGATGCAATCGCACGCTCGATTGCCAATTCTCCGCTCTTCAAGACCGCCATATTCGGGGGTGACGCCAACTGGGGAAGAGTGGCTATGGCCGTTGGCAACAGCTCAGCCTTGATCGACCCAAACAAGCTCGAGATCGTTTTCGCAGGAATCACCACGTGCCGAGAAGGCCAGGCTGTGCCATTCGATGAAGCCGAGGCCGCCCAAGCTCTTGCTCAACCTGAGATCGAGGTGCTGGTGGATCTTCACCTCGGCGATTGCGAAGCAACTGTTTGGACTTGCGACCTATCCTACGAATATGTCCGCATAAACGGCGAGTATCGTTCTTAA
- the argC gene encoding N-acetyl-gamma-glutamyl-phosphate reductase, producing MIDVAVIGASGYTGIELSRILLGHPHFRLVAATSRAESGRLLSDVYPRLTHMTELRFEDLDMRTVAKRATLAFVALPHTQALTLVPELLSLGVTVVDLSADYRITDPEVYSQWYSTDHTSLELLSEAAYGLPELFRSSLSGARLVACPGCYPTATLLAAAPLLEAGLLLGDIVVVDAKSGVSGAGKSPAAGTHFPVANEAVCAYKVGSHRHVPEIEQQFSSLSGRSLQVAFTPHLVPMTRGLLSTVYLQLSRPLEQEEAFVLYQERYSEEHFITLCESGQMPSTSHVSGTNRAHIGLAAHPTGLLTVSCAIDNLIKGASGQAVQCANVLFGIDESAGLGFAGAVI from the coding sequence ATGATTGATGTCGCGGTAATCGGCGCATCAGGATACACCGGGATCGAGCTATCCCGTATACTTCTGGGCCATCCACACTTTCGGCTTGTGGCCGCCACCTCTCGGGCGGAGTCGGGTCGTCTCCTTTCCGACGTTTACCCCAGACTCACGCACATGACCGAACTTCGCTTCGAGGATTTGGATATGCGCACCGTTGCAAAACGCGCCACGTTGGCCTTTGTCGCTCTGCCGCACACGCAGGCGCTCACCTTGGTTCCGGAGCTACTTTCGCTCGGCGTCACCGTCGTCGACCTTTCAGCGGATTATCGGATCACAGATCCTGAAGTCTACTCCCAGTGGTACTCGACTGACCACACAAGCTTGGAGTTGCTATCTGAGGCAGCCTACGGTCTTCCCGAGCTGTTTCGATCCTCCCTATCAGGAGCTCGGCTCGTCGCCTGCCCGGGATGTTATCCCACCGCCACTCTGCTGGCTGCTGCTCCGCTCCTCGAAGCTGGGCTTTTGCTCGGGGACATTGTCGTGGTCGATGCAAAATCCGGGGTCTCGGGCGCAGGAAAGAGTCCCGCTGCCGGGACTCACTTTCCGGTAGCCAATGAAGCCGTATGTGCCTACAAAGTCGGTTCGCACCGGCACGTTCCAGAGATCGAGCAGCAGTTCTCGTCTCTATCAGGCCGGTCGCTGCAGGTGGCGTTCACCCCGCATCTCGTGCCAATGACCAGAGGGCTCTTGTCCACCGTCTACCTGCAATTGTCTCGACCGCTAGAGCAAGAAGAAGCTTTTGTTTTGTATCAGGAACGGTATTCGGAAGAACATTTCATCACACTGTGTGAGTCGGGACAGATGCCGTCGACATCACATGTCAGTGGGACGAACAGAGCGCACATCGGGCTGGCCGCCCATCCTACAGGGCTGTTGACCGTGTCGTGCGCTATCGACAATCTAATCAAGGGAGCATCAGGGCAAGCGGTCCAGTGTGCCAACGTGCTGTTCGGTATCGACGAAAGTGCGGGTCTTGGATTCGCAGGCGCTGTCATTTAG